One genomic region from Anabaena sp. PCC 7108 encodes:
- the pyrH gene encoding UMP kinase, with protein sequence MGTNYRRVLLKLSGEALMGNMGYGIDPEVVKEIAAEVGEVVATGVQIAIVVGGGNIFRGVKAASAGMDRAAADYIGMIATVMNAMTLQDSLERIGIQTRVQTAIAMQELAEPYIRRRAIRHLEKGRVVIFGAGSGNPFFTTDTTAALRAAEIDAEVIFKATKVDGIYDADPEIYPDAKRYKTLTYAHVLTKDLRVMDSTAIALCKENNIPILVFDLTVRGNIHRAVMGESIGTLVGGSCEIS encoded by the coding sequence ATGGGAACGAATTACCGACGGGTTTTACTTAAACTGAGTGGTGAAGCCTTGATGGGCAACATGGGCTATGGTATTGATCCAGAAGTGGTCAAAGAAATAGCTGCAGAGGTAGGAGAGGTGGTAGCCACAGGCGTTCAAATCGCTATAGTCGTTGGCGGCGGCAATATTTTTCGAGGTGTCAAAGCGGCATCAGCAGGTATGGACAGGGCAGCCGCTGACTACATAGGAATGATTGCCACGGTAATGAATGCCATGACGCTCCAAGACTCGCTAGAACGAATAGGGATACAGACGCGGGTACAAACTGCGATCGCTATGCAAGAATTAGCAGAACCGTATATTCGTCGTCGTGCCATCCGTCATCTCGAAAAAGGGCGGGTGGTAATTTTTGGTGCAGGTTCGGGAAATCCATTTTTTACTACAGATACTACTGCCGCTTTAAGAGCAGCTGAAATTGATGCAGAAGTGATTTTTAAAGCCACCAAAGTAGACGGAATCTACGACGCTGATCCCGAAATTTATCCTGATGCCAAGCGTTATAAAACCCTCACCTATGCCCATGTTTTGACTAAAGATTTGCGAGTCATGGATAGCACCGCAATTGCCTTGTGTAAAGAAAATAATATTCCCATTCTTGTATTTGACTTAACGGTGCGAGGTAACATCCACCGAGCAGTAATGGGAGAATCTATCGGTACCCTTGTGGGAGGTTCTTGTGAAATTAGCTGA